Proteins from a single region of Pseudomonas ekonensis:
- a CDS encoding LysE family translocator: MPDAANLYLFIVASLLLLIVPGPNMTFVTSHALAHGRRAGLAAALGITVADVLMTLAVGTGLGALVMSWAPAFDWLRWGGACYLMWLAWQALKTAPEDREAQTTQASLRKVFAQATLNSLLNPKALLFFMVFLPQFVTPGGDNITLQLLFLGVLLALIAWVFHALLACGAGRLHGRMSASRLSKRWGRYGLAAVMTALAARVLLLGRPE, from the coding sequence ATGCCCGACGCCGCCAATCTCTACCTGTTCATCGTCGCCTCGTTGCTGTTGCTGATCGTGCCCGGCCCGAACATGACGTTCGTCACCAGCCATGCGCTGGCCCACGGCCGGCGCGCAGGCCTGGCCGCTGCGTTGGGCATCACCGTGGCCGACGTGCTGATGACCCTGGCGGTCGGCACCGGGCTCGGCGCACTGGTGATGAGCTGGGCGCCCGCCTTCGACTGGCTGCGCTGGGGCGGCGCCTGTTACCTGATGTGGCTGGCCTGGCAGGCCCTGAAGACCGCCCCTGAAGACCGCGAAGCGCAGACGACGCAGGCCTCACTGCGCAAGGTGTTCGCCCAAGCCACGCTCAACAGCCTGTTGAACCCCAAGGCGCTGCTGTTCTTCATGGTGTTCCTGCCGCAGTTCGTCACCCCGGGGGGCGACAACATCACCCTGCAACTGCTGTTTCTCGGCGTGCTGTTGGCGCTGATCGCCTGGGTCTTCCACGCCCTGCTGGCCTGCGGTGCCGGACGCCTTCACGGCCGCATGTCCGCCAGCCGGTTGTCCAAGCGTTGGGGGCGTTACGGCCTGGCGGCGGTCATGACGGCCCTGGCAGCACGGGTGTTGCTCCTGGGACGGCCGGAATAG
- a CDS encoding DNA topoisomerase IB, which produces MADTVHTDPLPPGLHYVDDSGPGITRKQVRGSFRYFDPAGRRITDPDEIQRINALAVPPAYLDVWICPDAHGHLQATGRDARGRKQYRYHPRWREVRDADKYARLRAFGLALPKLRKRLEAMLLPPGFSRDKVMATVITLLDATLIRVGNAQYARHNRSYGLTTLRNRHVEVNGSAILFQFRGKSGIEHRITVRDRRLARIIRRCLELPGQNLFQYLDENGERHTVTSSDVNACLQALTGAEFTAKDYRTWAGSALALAVLREQRWDSEAEAKRQVVEMIKQVARALGNTPAVCRKCYIHPAVIDRFMLGELAGLPRPRMRKGLRAEEVALAMFLEREGMTEVV; this is translated from the coding sequence ATGGCCGATACCGTCCACACCGACCCATTGCCGCCTGGCCTGCATTACGTCGATGACAGCGGGCCCGGCATCACCCGCAAGCAGGTGCGCGGCAGCTTCCGCTACTTCGACCCGGCGGGCCGGCGCATCACCGACCCGGACGAGATCCAGCGCATCAATGCCTTGGCGGTTCCGCCGGCGTACCTCGATGTGTGGATCTGCCCCGACGCCCACGGCCACCTGCAAGCCACCGGACGCGATGCCCGGGGCCGCAAGCAGTACCGCTATCACCCGCGCTGGCGCGAAGTGCGCGATGCCGACAAGTACGCCCGGCTGCGCGCGTTCGGCCTGGCGCTGCCGAAACTGCGCAAACGGCTCGAAGCCATGCTGTTGCCGCCCGGCTTCAGCCGCGACAAGGTCATGGCCACGGTCATCACGCTGCTGGACGCCACGCTGATCCGCGTCGGCAATGCGCAGTACGCACGGCACAACCGCTCGTACGGCCTGACCACCCTGCGCAACCGGCACGTCGAGGTCAACGGCAGCGCGATCCTGTTCCAGTTCCGCGGCAAGAGCGGCATCGAGCACCGGATCACCGTCCGGGACCGGCGCCTGGCGCGGATCATCCGGCGCTGCCTCGAACTGCCCGGCCAGAACCTGTTCCAGTACCTGGACGAAAACGGCGAGCGGCACACCGTCACCTCCTCCGACGTCAATGCCTGCCTGCAAGCCCTGACCGGCGCCGAGTTCACCGCCAAGGACTACCGCACCTGGGCCGGCAGCGCCCTGGCGTTGGCGGTTCTGCGCGAACAGCGGTGGGACTCCGAAGCCGAAGCAAAGCGCCAGGTGGTGGAGATGATCAAGCAGGTCGCCCGCGCGCTGGGCAACACGCCGGCGGTGTGCCGCAAGTGCTACATCCACCCGGCGGTGATCGATCGGTTCATGCTCGGCGAACTGGCCGGGCTGCCGCGCCCGCGCATGCGCAAGGGCCTGCGCGCCGAAGAGGTCGCCCTGGCGATGTTCCTGGAACGCGAAGGCATGACGGAGGTGGTTTAA
- the modC gene encoding molybdenum ABC transporter ATP-binding protein: MIDARLTLSYSGFSLDVDLQLPGRGVTALFGQSGSGKTTCLRCIAGLERAEKAFIRINDEVWQDSDKGLFVPPHKRALGYVFQEASLFPHLSVLANLQFGLKRIARPQRRVDLRQATELLGIGHLLNRHPQHLSGGERQRVGIARALLTSPKLLLMDEPLAALDSQRKNEILPYLQRLHDELDIPVLYVSHAQDEVARLADHLVLLSGGRALASGPIGETLARLDLPLAQGDDAGVVIEGQVSAYDAGYQLLSLQLPNTRMNIRVPHAPMDIGQPLRCKVQARDISLSLQDPEHSSILNRLPVTVVSELAGDNAAHVLIRLDAGGTPLLARITRFSRDQLGVHPGQRLWAQIKAVAVLA, encoded by the coding sequence ATGATCGACGCGCGCTTGACCCTCTCCTACTCCGGCTTCAGCCTGGACGTCGACCTGCAGTTGCCCGGCCGCGGCGTGACGGCGCTGTTCGGCCAGTCCGGGTCGGGCAAGACCACCTGCCTGCGCTGCATCGCGGGCCTGGAGCGAGCCGAGAAGGCCTTCATCCGGATCAACGACGAAGTCTGGCAGGACAGCGACAAAGGCCTGTTCGTGCCCCCGCACAAGCGGGCGCTGGGCTACGTGTTCCAGGAGGCGAGCCTGTTCCCGCACCTGTCGGTGCTGGCCAATCTGCAGTTCGGCCTCAAGCGCATCGCCCGGCCGCAGCGCCGGGTCGATCTGCGCCAGGCCACCGAACTGCTGGGGATCGGCCACTTGCTGAACCGGCACCCGCAGCATTTGTCCGGCGGCGAGCGCCAGCGCGTCGGCATCGCCCGGGCGCTGCTGACCAGCCCGAAGCTGCTGCTGATGGACGAGCCCTTGGCCGCCCTCGACAGCCAGCGCAAAAACGAAATCCTGCCTTACCTGCAACGCCTGCACGACGAACTGGACATTCCGGTGCTGTACGTCAGCCATGCCCAGGACGAAGTGGCGCGGCTGGCCGATCACCTGGTGCTGCTCAGCGGCGGCCGGGCGCTGGCCAGCGGCCCGATCGGCGAAACCCTGGCCCGCCTCGACCTGCCGCTGGCCCAGGGCGACGATGCCGGCGTGGTGATCGAAGGCCAGGTCAGTGCCTACGACGCCGGCTATCAATTGCTCAGCCTGCAATTGCCGAACACCCGGATGAACATCCGCGTGCCCCATGCGCCGATGGACATCGGCCAACCGCTGCGCTGCAAGGTGCAGGCCCGGGACATCAGCCTGTCGCTGCAGGATCCGGAACACAGCAGCATCCTCAACCGACTGCCGGTCACCGTGGTCAGCGAACTGGCCGGGGACAACGCCGCGCACGTCCTGATCCGCCTGGACGCCGGCGGCACGCCGCTGCTGGCGCGGATCACGCGGTTCTCCCGGGATCAGCTGGGCGTGCACCCGGGCCAACGCCTCTGGGCACAGATCAAGGCCGTAGCCGTACTGGCGTAA
- a CDS encoding SDR family oxidoreductase — MPAYPRPPFPPQSQPVPGRQTLMDPRPDCGEQSYRGSGRLAGKAALITGADSGIGRAVAIAFAREGADVAIAYLDEHEDAQETARWVEQAGRQCLLLPGDLARRQQCLDIVARTVERFGRVDILVNNAAFQMTHPTLADISDEEWQMTFDVNITAIFRLCQAAVPHMPAGGSIINTSSINSDAPNPTLLAYATTKGAIANFTAGLAQLLGEQGIRVNSVAPGPIWTPLIVSTMPPDKVTHFGDNTPLRRPGQPVEVAPLYVLLASDESSYVSGSRFGVTGGKPIL, encoded by the coding sequence ATGCCTGCTTATCCCCGCCCACCCTTCCCGCCTCAGTCGCAACCGGTTCCGGGCCGCCAGACGCTGATGGATCCCCGCCCGGACTGCGGCGAGCAGAGTTACCGCGGATCGGGCCGGCTGGCCGGCAAGGCCGCGCTGATCACCGGCGCTGACAGCGGCATCGGCCGCGCCGTCGCCATTGCCTTCGCCCGCGAAGGGGCGGACGTGGCGATCGCCTACCTCGACGAGCACGAAGATGCCCAGGAAACCGCCCGTTGGGTCGAGCAGGCCGGCCGCCAATGCCTGCTGCTGCCGGGCGACCTGGCCCGCCGGCAGCAATGCCTCGACATCGTCGCCCGCACCGTGGAACGCTTCGGCCGCGTCGACATCCTGGTCAACAATGCCGCATTCCAGATGACACATCCCACGCTGGCCGACATCAGCGACGAGGAATGGCAGATGACGTTCGATGTGAACATCACGGCGATCTTCCGCCTCTGCCAGGCCGCGGTGCCACACATGCCGGCGGGCGGCTCGATCATCAACACCAGCTCGATCAACTCCGACGCGCCCAACCCGACCCTGCTCGCCTACGCCACCACCAAAGGCGCAATCGCCAACTTCACGGCAGGCCTCGCCCAATTGCTGGGCGAGCAAGGCATCCGGGTCAACAGCGTTGCGCCCGGCCCCATCTGGACACCGCTCATCGTCTCCACCATGCCGCCGGACAAGGTGACGCATTTCGGCGACAACACCCCGCTGAGGCGCCCGGGACAGCCGGTGGAGGTGGCGCCGCTCTACGTGCTGCTGGCCAGCGACGAGTCCAGCTACGTGTCCGGCTCGCGGTTTGGCGTGACCGGAGGCAAACCGATCCTGTAG
- the modA gene encoding molybdate ABC transporter substrate-binding protein, with product MTIRASRFAPACLASLIAVFTLGSAQADEVQVAVAANFTAPIQAIAADFEKDTGHKLVAAYGATGQFYTQIKNGAPFEVFLSADDTTPEKLEKEGDTVKGSRFTYAVGTLALWSAKEGYVDAKGDVLKKNEYQHLSIANPKAAPYGLAATQVLDKLKLTDATKAKIVEGQNITQAYQFVSTGNAELGFVALSQIYKDGKVSSGSAWIVPASLHDPIRQDAVILNKGKDSAAAKALVDYLKGPKAAAVIKSYGYQL from the coding sequence ATGACCATTCGTGCCTCACGTTTTGCCCCCGCTTGCCTGGCTTCCCTGATCGCCGTCTTCACCCTGGGCAGCGCTCAGGCCGATGAAGTGCAAGTGGCCGTCGCGGCGAACTTCACCGCGCCGATCCAGGCCATCGCCGCCGATTTCGAGAAAGACACCGGGCACAAACTGGTGGCCGCCTACGGCGCCACCGGCCAGTTCTACACCCAGATCAAGAACGGCGCGCCGTTCGAAGTGTTCCTGTCCGCCGACGACACCACGCCGGAAAAGCTCGAGAAGGAAGGCGACACCGTCAAGGGCTCGCGTTTCACCTACGCCGTCGGCACCCTGGCGCTGTGGTCGGCCAAGGAAGGTTATGTCGACGCCAAGGGTGACGTCCTGAAGAAGAACGAGTACCAGCACCTGTCCATCGCCAACCCGAAAGCCGCGCCTTACGGCCTGGCCGCCACCCAGGTGCTGGACAAGCTGAAACTGACCGACGCCACCAAGGCCAAGATCGTCGAAGGCCAGAACATCACCCAGGCCTATCAGTTCGTGTCCACCGGCAACGCCGAGCTGGGCTTCGTCGCCCTGTCGCAGATCTACAAGGACGGCAAAGTCAGCAGCGGTTCGGCATGGATCGTTCCGGCCAGCCTGCACGATCCGATCAGGCAGGACGCGGTGATCCTGAACAAAGGCAAGGACAGCGCCGCCGCCAAGGCCCTGGTGGATTACCTCAAAGGCCCGAAAGCCGCTGCGGTGATCAAGTCCTACGGTTACCAGCTGTAA
- the modB gene encoding molybdate ABC transporter permease subunit, with protein MSLTSADFAAIWLTLKLASLTTAILLVVGTPIALWLSRSRSWLRGPVGAVVALPLVLPPTVIGFYLLLALGPNGFIGQFTQWLGFGTLTFSFTGLVVGSVLYSMPFVVQPLQNAFSAIGTRPLEVAATLRANPWDTFFSVILPLARPGFITAAILGFAHTVGEFGVVLMIGGNIPDKTRVVSVQIYDHVEAMEYAQAHWLAGAMLVFSFLVLLALYSSRKTRAGWS; from the coding sequence ATGTCGCTGACGAGTGCCGATTTCGCGGCGATCTGGCTGACCCTGAAGCTGGCGTCCCTGACCACCGCGATCTTGCTGGTGGTCGGCACTCCGATTGCCCTGTGGTTGTCGCGTAGCCGCTCCTGGCTGCGCGGCCCCGTCGGTGCGGTGGTGGCCCTGCCCCTGGTGCTGCCGCCGACCGTCATTGGCTTCTACCTGCTGCTGGCGCTGGGCCCCAACGGGTTCATCGGCCAGTTCACCCAATGGTTGGGGTTCGGCACCCTGACATTCAGTTTCACCGGCCTCGTGGTCGGCTCAGTGCTGTATTCCATGCCGTTCGTGGTGCAGCCGCTGCAGAACGCCTTTTCCGCCATCGGCACCCGCCCGCTGGAAGTGGCCGCGACCTTGCGCGCCAATCCCTGGGACACGTTCTTCAGCGTGATCCTGCCGCTGGCCCGCCCCGGCTTCATCACCGCCGCGATCCTCGGGTTTGCCCACACCGTCGGCGAATTCGGCGTGGTGCTGATGATCGGCGGCAACATTCCCGACAAGACCCGCGTGGTCTCGGTGCAGATCTACGACCACGTCGAGGCCATGGAATATGCGCAGGCCCATTGGCTGGCCGGGGCCATGCTGGTGTTTTCGTTCCTGGTGCTGCTGGCGCTCTATTCCAGCCGCAAGACCCGCGCCGGCTGGAGCTGA
- a CDS encoding NAD(P)H-dependent flavin oxidoreductase translates to MSQWPDTRILDLFGIELPIIQGPMAGATNASMVIAACNAGGLGSMPAAMLSLDQLREALRNIRQGTSKPFNVNFFCHQPPAPDEQRARDWKDLLEPYYRELGVDFDAPTPVSNRAPFDAAACEVLEEFKPEVVSFHFGLPEKALLERVKATGAKILSSATTVDEAVWLEQNGCDAIIAMGYEAGGHRGMFLSDDLSSQVGTFALVPQVVDAVNVPVIAAGAIADARGVAAAFMLGASAAQVGTAYLFTPEAKISASHHKALRTAKESETAITNLFTGRPARGILNRVMREVGPMSAKAPAFPLAGGALMPLRAKAEAEFSNLWAGQAFTLGRDIGTAELTRQLAEGALAKLAGR, encoded by the coding sequence ATGAGCCAATGGCCAGACACCCGCATTCTTGACCTCTTCGGCATTGAACTGCCGATCATCCAGGGCCCGATGGCCGGCGCCACGAACGCTTCCATGGTGATCGCCGCGTGCAACGCCGGCGGCCTCGGTTCGATGCCTGCCGCGATGCTGAGCCTCGACCAGTTGCGTGAAGCATTGAGAAACATCCGCCAGGGCACGTCGAAGCCGTTCAACGTCAACTTCTTCTGCCACCAGCCGCCGGCCCCCGACGAGCAGCGCGCCCGGGACTGGAAAGACCTGCTTGAACCCTACTACCGCGAACTGGGCGTCGATTTCGACGCGCCGACACCGGTGTCCAACCGCGCACCCTTCGATGCGGCAGCGTGCGAGGTGCTGGAAGAATTCAAGCCTGAAGTGGTGAGCTTCCACTTCGGCCTGCCGGAGAAAGCCCTGCTGGAGCGGGTCAAGGCCACCGGCGCGAAGATCCTGTCGTCGGCCACCACCGTCGATGAGGCCGTGTGGCTCGAGCAGAACGGCTGCGATGCGATCATCGCCATGGGCTACGAGGCCGGCGGCCATCGCGGGATGTTCCTCAGCGATGACCTGAGCAGCCAGGTCGGCACCTTCGCCCTCGTGCCGCAGGTGGTGGACGCGGTGAACGTACCGGTGATCGCCGCCGGCGCGATTGCCGACGCGCGGGGCGTTGCCGCCGCCTTCATGCTGGGCGCCTCGGCGGCGCAGGTCGGCACCGCCTATCTGTTCACGCCGGAGGCCAAGATCAGCGCCTCGCACCACAAGGCCTTGCGCACCGCCAAGGAAAGCGAGACCGCCATCACCAACCTGTTCACCGGCCGCCCGGCGCGGGGCATCCTCAACCGGGTGATGCGCGAAGTGGGCCCGATGTCGGCCAAGGCGCCGGCGTTTCCGCTGGCCGGCGGTGCGCTGATGCCGCTGCGGGCCAAGGCCGAAGCCGAGTTCAGCAACCTGTGGGCCGGCCAGGCGTTCACGCTCGGGCGGGACATCGGCACCGCAGAGCTGACCCGGCAACTGGCCGAAGGCGCGTTGGCGAAACTGGCGGGCCGATGA
- a CDS encoding acyl-CoA dehydrogenase family protein: protein MSEPHRFSISALEAALQAQTLPPALTPRALAHVLLTLCRSGLDDLPMPGQGSTLLRWQALARVAAFDLSLCKLYEGHTDARAIMHHWAAPALPPGSTWGMWAAEPPQAKVTVQAPRHDGRVRLHGVKAWCSGATTVSHALLTAWNPDGQQQLVAVALDQPGVHVTGNGWQAVGMAATRSVEVQFDGAQAHPVGPPGGYLARAGFWHGGAGIAVCWFGSAQVIAEALRKHCTRSEDPHGLAHLGAVDYSLHCTANLLRATAHWIDRHPTADALLPAQRLRAQCEHSAGQVISHAGRALGATAYCRDAHLARHLCDLPVYLRQSHAERDHAALGAVAARERPGSWMP, encoded by the coding sequence ATGAGTGAACCCCACCGCTTCTCGATATCCGCCCTGGAGGCCGCCTTGCAGGCGCAGACGCTGCCGCCGGCCTTGACGCCCCGGGCGCTGGCGCACGTCCTGCTGACGCTGTGCCGCAGCGGCCTGGACGACTTGCCGATGCCCGGACAAGGCAGCACGCTGCTGCGCTGGCAGGCCCTGGCAAGGGTCGCGGCGTTCGACCTCAGCCTGTGCAAGCTCTATGAAGGGCACACCGATGCGCGGGCGATCATGCATCACTGGGCGGCACCCGCCCTCCCGCCCGGCAGCACATGGGGCATGTGGGCCGCCGAACCGCCGCAAGCCAAGGTCACCGTCCAGGCCCCGCGCCACGACGGCCGCGTGCGCCTGCACGGAGTCAAGGCCTGGTGCTCCGGCGCGACCACCGTCAGCCATGCCTTGCTCACGGCCTGGAATCCGGACGGCCAGCAGCAACTGGTGGCGGTCGCGCTTGATCAACCCGGCGTGCACGTCACCGGCAACGGCTGGCAGGCCGTCGGCATGGCGGCCACGCGAAGCGTGGAGGTGCAGTTCGACGGTGCGCAGGCCCATCCGGTCGGACCGCCAGGCGGCTATTTGGCGCGGGCCGGCTTCTGGCACGGCGGCGCCGGCATCGCCGTCTGCTGGTTCGGGTCGGCGCAGGTCATCGCGGAAGCCTTGCGCAAGCACTGCACCCGCAGCGAAGACCCGCACGGCCTGGCCCACCTGGGCGCGGTGGACTATTCGCTCCACTGCACCGCCAACCTGCTGCGCGCCACGGCGCACTGGATAGACCGTCATCCCACCGCAGACGCCCTGCTCCCCGCACAACGCCTGCGGGCCCAATGCGAACACAGCGCCGGACAGGTGATCAGCCATGCGGGACGGGCGTTGGGGGCCACCGCCTACTGCCGTGACGCCCATCTGGCCCGCCACTTATGCGACCTGCCGGTGTACCTGCGGCAAAGCCACGCCGAGCGCGACCATGCGGCGCTGGGCGCGGTCGCCGCCCGCGAGCGGCCGGGGAGCTGGATGCCATGA
- a CDS encoding PIG-L deacetylase family protein — protein MSANPITGQGTSPEAWQASRRLAEVTPVQAQALVPNGSRAVIVSPHPDDEVLGCGGLLQALAREGRHILLVSVTDGEASHPGSAWWTSGRLRATRRQESAQALARLGIPDERLTWLHGGFPDTAVAQHEQPLADFLVDCLRPGDTVFTTWRQDGHCDHEAVGRASAAAARQVGARVLEVPIWAWHWAAAQDPRIPWRRARKVFLDEAVLARKRHAVQAFASQTEPDPASGNPPVLTPRTLERLLHDFEVVFL, from the coding sequence ATGAGCGCCAACCCCATCACGGGACAAGGCACCTCACCCGAGGCCTGGCAGGCTTCGCGCCGGCTCGCCGAGGTCACGCCGGTTCAGGCGCAGGCGCTGGTGCCGAACGGGTCGCGCGCGGTCATCGTCTCGCCCCATCCGGACGACGAAGTGCTGGGCTGCGGCGGACTGCTGCAGGCGCTCGCCCGCGAAGGCCGGCACATCCTGCTGGTGTCGGTGACCGACGGCGAGGCCAGCCACCCCGGATCCGCCTGGTGGACGTCGGGCCGCCTGCGGGCGACTCGTCGGCAGGAAAGCGCGCAGGCTCTCGCCCGTCTCGGCATCCCGGACGAGCGGCTGACCTGGCTGCACGGCGGCTTTCCCGACACGGCCGTCGCGCAGCACGAACAGCCGTTGGCGGATTTCCTGGTGGACTGCCTGCGCCCCGGCGACACCGTTTTCACCACCTGGCGCCAGGACGGCCATTGCGACCATGAAGCCGTCGGCCGCGCCAGCGCCGCAGCGGCAAGACAGGTCGGCGCGCGCGTGCTTGAGGTGCCCATCTGGGCCTGGCACTGGGCCGCTGCGCAGGATCCCCGCATCCCGTGGCGGCGCGCCCGCAAGGTGTTCCTGGACGAGGCCGTCCTGGCGCGCAAGCGGCATGCGGTGCAGGCCTTCGCCAGCCAGACCGAACCCGATCCGGCATCGGGCAACCCTCCCGTGCTGACGCCCCGCACCCTGGAGCGTCTGTTGCACGACTTTGAAGTGGTGTTTCTATGA
- a CDS encoding class I SAM-dependent DNA methyltransferase has protein sequence MSVANAYFDHLFSRSPDPWFMRERWYERRKRDIALAALPQRRYRRGFEAGCANGELSVRLAERCDRLLCCDVSALAVKLAAERLHKADHARAYQARVPDQWPGGAFDLIVISELGYYLDAADLRRMVELVRAALTADGALLACHWRHPVAVCPQTGDQVHACLYEHLHLSRSVRHEEADFLLEVWEGSDLSVADREGLTERTP, from the coding sequence ATGAGCGTCGCCAATGCCTATTTCGACCATCTGTTCAGTCGCAGCCCCGATCCCTGGTTCATGCGTGAACGCTGGTACGAACGACGCAAGCGTGACATCGCCCTGGCCGCGCTGCCGCAACGCCGCTACCGCCGGGGCTTCGAGGCCGGGTGCGCCAATGGCGAGCTGAGCGTCAGGCTGGCGGAGCGTTGCGACAGACTGCTGTGCTGCGACGTCTCGGCCCTGGCGGTCAAGCTTGCGGCCGAGCGCCTTCACAAGGCCGACCATGCCCGCGCCTATCAGGCCCGCGTGCCTGACCAATGGCCGGGCGGCGCCTTCGACCTGATCGTCATCAGCGAGCTGGGTTACTACCTCGACGCGGCGGACCTGCGCCGGATGGTCGAGTTGGTGAGGGCCGCGCTCACCGCCGACGGCGCCCTGCTTGCCTGCCATTGGCGCCATCCGGTTGCGGTGTGCCCGCAGACCGGCGACCAGGTGCATGCGTGTCTGTACGAACACCTGCACCTGAGCCGTTCGGTGCGCCACGAGGAAGCGGACTTTCTGCTGGAGGTCTGGGAAGGCAGCGACCTGTCCGTCGCCGACCGCGAAGGCCTGACGGAGCGCACGCCGTGA
- a CDS encoding glycosyltransferase, with protein MIGVVVPAHNEQALLADCLSALCLAACHPGLAGETVRVLLVLDDCVDGSGAVAADAGIECLSVSARNVGYARGIGVSHLIALGARWIACTDADSEVAPDWLVAQLSLDADMVCGTVHVRDWGGIGMAIRQRYADAYTHAENHRHIHGANLGFCAVAYLRAGGFKHLPVDEDVCLVKDFERSGASISWSQRPRVVTSARLEGRARDGFAGYLRSLVRGEEAGSG; from the coding sequence GTGATCGGGGTCGTGGTGCCGGCCCACAATGAGCAAGCGCTGCTGGCCGACTGCCTGAGCGCCCTGTGCCTGGCGGCGTGCCATCCCGGCCTGGCCGGGGAAACCGTACGGGTCCTGCTGGTGCTCGATGACTGCGTCGACGGCAGCGGAGCCGTCGCCGCAGATGCCGGCATCGAGTGCCTGAGCGTCAGCGCCCGCAATGTCGGCTATGCCCGCGGCATCGGCGTCAGCCATTTGATCGCCTTGGGCGCACGCTGGATCGCCTGCACCGATGCGGACAGCGAAGTGGCACCGGACTGGCTGGTGGCCCAGCTGTCGCTTGACGCGGACATGGTGTGCGGCACGGTGCACGTGCGCGACTGGGGCGGAATCGGCATGGCGATCCGGCAGCGTTACGCCGACGCCTATACCCACGCGGAGAACCATCGCCACATTCATGGCGCCAACCTGGGCTTTTGCGCCGTGGCGTACCTGCGGGCCGGCGGGTTCAAGCATCTGCCGGTGGACGAGGACGTGTGCCTGGTCAAGGACTTCGAGCGCTCAGGCGCCAGCATCTCCTGGAGCCAGAGGCCGCGGGTGGTCACCAGCGCACGGCTGGAGGGGCGGGCTCGGGACGGTTTTGCCGGCTACCTGCGAAGCCTGGTGCGCGGCGAAGAAGCCGGTTCAGGCTAG